Proteins from a single region of Mucilaginibacter daejeonensis:
- the secG gene encoding preprotein translocase subunit SecG: MYLVLLIIAIIVCILLGVIVLVQNPKGGGLSSNFSSSSQLLGVQKTGDILEKGTWILAITLMVLSLAINVAIKSGSSTSAGSQYRDQIQKASKPSGPVGNTTAPLTTPAKPVDTTKK, encoded by the coding sequence ATGTACTTAGTATTACTGATCATTGCCATCATCGTTTGCATTTTATTAGGCGTTATCGTGTTGGTGCAAAACCCTAAGGGTGGCGGTCTTTCTTCAAATTTTTCAAGCTCTTCGCAACTTTTGGGTGTGCAAAAAACAGGTGATATCCTTGAAAAAGGTACCTGGATCTTAGCGATCACTTTAATGGTGCTTTCATTAGCGATCAACGTAGCTATCAAAAGCGGTAGCAGTACTTCGGCAGGTTCACAATACCGTGACCAGATACAAAAGGCGTCTAAGCCAAGCGGTCCGGTAGGTAATACGACCGCTCCTTTGACCACTCCGGCCAAGCCAGTGGATACTACAAAAAAATAA
- a CDS encoding VIT domain-containing protein, translating into MNKPFFILTILFEIVFLSFTAAFGQSPQLTVNGNTNSGVKLKELKIDVAIYGNISRTTWQMTFYNNTSRILEGNLLFPLKDGVNVSRYGLDINGKMREAVPVDRGKGAVVFESIERRRVDPGLLEKVEGNTFRTRIYPLNPHATRTVIIGYEEEITTNKKGELQFTLPLNIKDTVQSFSLKASVIQDGAAPVTANDPDQLQFDKHQNAYTASLQKSNYIPDHAITFSMPKATNAAEVMMQQLGNKFYYYVSTTLQPKVISKPLPARIGLLWDASLSAASRDVKKDMALLDAYFRKLKSATVELVMFSNTVLRTKKYPINSGDWSALKHDLEKTVYDGATDLGKLKLGSYQADEFLLMSDGLQTFGQAGISLSAGKPIYCINSSLTANHSNLNMIAMKSGGDMIDLNTTETTDALEKLTNQPLRFMGIKSDRTTEETYPSLPVVVGQSFSIAGITRSANQNITLRFGYGNKVTYEKTVTLDLAKDQVESVEVSKLWAQKKINELDLNYEANRAVIEGLGKRYSIITRNTSLIVLETVNDYIQYEVEPPAELRQQYDAIMKHRGDRSIAQKRDNKDAAYQMSDELQKWWNTKVEPVQKRKAKAAHSQRYQTPTVRIDEPVGNASASPAVVQGRVAERSADQRNLNDVVVAGYGTERRTLTAPVTQALQGRVPGLAITTSTMAATSSVVRIRGVSSLTTSQPLYIVDGKQVSDIEGINSNDVISTQVLKDASATAIYGSKAANGVVIINTKKGQATQADTVKSNPININYQATATDHVKQIRAAAPAARYQKYLELRKGTNGDPVFYFDMADVFIKTGDRELGLRILSNLAELDLGSYELYKMLGYKLKELKDHQGALYAFKKVADLRPMDPQSYRDYGLALEDAGQHQQALDVLYDALTRFYTEDADSMYDGIQEVLLFEIDRLISAHKGQLNLSQIDRKLIRNMPVDARIVMNWNKNNTDIDLWVTDPNGEKCYYSHRQTAAGGRISDDMTSGFGPEQFVLKKATKGTYKIEIDYYGDTQVTLSGPTTVMAELYTHYGTAQEKKEIIVLQMKKDAKGGVYIGDLDIK; encoded by the coding sequence ATGAATAAGCCATTCTTCATCCTAACCATCCTTTTTGAAATCGTCTTTTTAAGCTTCACCGCTGCGTTCGGCCAGTCGCCTCAACTGACGGTGAACGGGAACACTAATAGCGGCGTCAAATTAAAAGAGCTGAAGATCGACGTCGCCATCTATGGCAATATTAGCCGCACCACGTGGCAAATGACCTTCTACAACAACACTTCCCGAATACTGGAAGGCAACCTGCTTTTCCCACTTAAAGACGGCGTGAACGTTAGCCGTTATGGGCTCGACATCAACGGCAAAATGCGGGAGGCAGTTCCGGTGGATCGTGGCAAAGGAGCTGTGGTATTCGAATCGATAGAACGCCGGCGCGTAGACCCGGGCCTTTTGGAAAAGGTGGAAGGCAATACCTTCCGCACTCGCATTTATCCGCTTAACCCGCATGCAACCCGCACAGTTATCATTGGTTATGAGGAAGAGATCACCACCAATAAAAAAGGCGAGCTGCAGTTCACTTTGCCCCTTAACATTAAAGATACCGTGCAAAGCTTCTCGCTCAAAGCATCCGTGATCCAGGACGGTGCCGCGCCCGTGACCGCCAATGACCCTGATCAATTACAGTTCGATAAGCATCAGAACGCTTACACAGCATCTCTTCAGAAAAGCAATTACATTCCTGACCATGCCATAACGTTCAGCATGCCTAAGGCGACCAATGCCGCCGAAGTTATGATGCAGCAGTTGGGTAACAAGTTCTATTATTATGTGAGCACTACCCTACAACCAAAGGTGATCAGTAAACCGTTGCCGGCCCGCATCGGGTTGTTATGGGATGCTTCGTTAAGTGCCGCTTCGCGCGATGTTAAAAAGGACATGGCTCTGCTGGATGCCTATTTTAGAAAGCTGAAAAGTGCGACCGTTGAATTGGTGATGTTCAGCAATACCGTCCTTCGAACAAAGAAGTACCCGATCAATTCCGGTGATTGGTCGGCCTTAAAACATGATCTGGAGAAAACGGTCTACGATGGCGCTACTGACCTGGGCAAATTAAAACTTGGAAGCTATCAGGCCGATGAATTTTTGTTGATGAGCGATGGCCTTCAAACCTTTGGCCAGGCAGGTATAAGCCTCAGCGCAGGTAAGCCCATTTATTGCATCAACTCCTCGCTCACGGCCAACCACAGCAACCTCAATATGATCGCCATGAAGAGCGGCGGCGACATGATCGACCTCAACACTACCGAAACTACGGACGCATTAGAAAAACTAACCAATCAACCTTTGCGGTTTATGGGCATTAAGAGTGATAGAACTACCGAGGAAACTTACCCATCGCTACCGGTAGTAGTAGGCCAAAGCTTTTCCATAGCCGGCATCACTCGCAGCGCTAACCAAAACATCACGCTCCGGTTTGGCTATGGTAACAAGGTCACTTATGAGAAGACAGTAACACTTGACCTTGCTAAAGATCAGGTTGAAAGCGTGGAGGTGAGTAAGCTTTGGGCGCAGAAAAAGATCAATGAATTGGACCTGAACTATGAAGCTAACCGTGCCGTGATCGAGGGTCTGGGTAAACGCTACAGCATCATCACGCGCAACACCTCCCTGATCGTGCTGGAGACCGTGAATGACTATATACAATATGAGGTAGAACCACCTGCCGAGCTACGCCAACAGTATGATGCGATCATGAAACATCGCGGCGACCGAAGCATTGCACAAAAGCGCGATAATAAAGATGCTGCTTATCAAATGTCCGACGAATTACAAAAATGGTGGAACACCAAGGTAGAACCGGTTCAAAAGCGCAAAGCAAAGGCGGCTCACTCACAACGGTATCAAACACCGACCGTAAGAATAGATGAGCCTGTGGGCAATGCATCGGCGAGTCCAGCGGTAGTTCAAGGACGGGTAGCCGAACGATCTGCAGACCAAAGAAATTTGAACGACGTTGTAGTGGCCGGATACGGTACCGAAAGACGGACCTTAACAGCGCCCGTTACACAAGCCCTGCAAGGCCGGGTGCCAGGCCTTGCCATAACAACAAGCACAATGGCCGCTACCAGCTCGGTCGTTCGGATCAGAGGTGTATCATCACTTACTACTTCGCAACCGCTCTACATCGTTGATGGCAAACAGGTTAGCGACATTGAAGGCATTAACAGCAATGACGTCATCTCGACCCAGGTACTAAAAGATGCATCGGCCACAGCTATCTATGGCTCAAAGGCAGCCAATGGTGTGGTCATCATCAATACCAAAAAAGGTCAGGCAACTCAAGCAGACACCGTCAAGAGCAACCCGATCAACATCAATTACCAGGCAACGGCTACCGATCATGTAAAACAGATCAGGGCGGCAGCACCGGCGGCACGCTATCAAAAATACCTCGAGTTACGTAAGGGCACTAACGGTGATCCTGTATTCTACTTCGATATGGCCGATGTATTTATTAAAACAGGCGACCGTGAACTGGGACTGCGCATTCTCAGCAACCTTGCCGAGTTGGACCTGGGCAGCTACGAGCTATACAAAATGCTTGGATACAAACTGAAAGAGCTTAAGGATCATCAGGGTGCTTTGTATGCCTTCAAAAAAGTGGCCGACCTACGCCCCATGGACCCCCAGAGCTACCGCGACTATGGCCTGGCATTAGAGGATGCGGGACAGCATCAACAAGCATTGGACGTGCTTTACGATGCCTTGACCAGGTTTTACACTGAGGATGCCGACAGCATGTATGACGGTATACAGGAAGTGCTCCTGTTCGAGATCGATCGCCTGATCAGTGCACATAAAGGCCAGCTGAACCTTAGCCAGATCGACCGCAAACTCATCAGGAACATGCCGGTAGATGCGCGCATAGTGATGAACTGGAACAAGAACAACACGGACATCGACCTTTGGGTCACTGACCCTAATGGGGAGAAATGCTATTATTCCCATCGTCAAACTGCTGCAGGTGGCCGCATCTCTGATGATATGACCAGCGGCTTCGGTCCGGAACAGTTTGTGCTGAAGAAGGCGACCAAAGGCACGTACAAGATCGAGATCGATTATTACGGTGATACGCAGGTCACCCTTTCGGGACCGACCACGGTGATGGCTGAATTATATACCCACTATGGCACTGCGCAAGAGAAGAAAGAGATCATTGTGCTTCAAATGAAAAAGGACGCCAAAGGAGGCGTATACATTGGCGACCTGGATATCAAATAA
- a CDS encoding L-serine ammonia-lyase, which produces MQREQISVFDIFKIGIGPSSSHTLGPWRAAQQFVHSLQQQQELDHVVQVKILLYGSLAKTGKGHGTDIAILLGLDGHDPVTFAVDQLDGTVEHIKNAHRLNLGGKHEVSFHFDDDLIFLFSESLPYHPNAVTFQAFLSTGKAISETYYSIGGGFVVKEGADNSKHTEVDLPFPIDTANDLLHWCRKTGLKISEVVMENEQAWRPEIKTREGVLQIFRVIRECIYRGCHTTGYLPGGLNVARRAARLNRRLTGDRGYQNFTEWVDVVRQTGNGFQNILDWVSCFALAVNEENASFGRVVTAPTNGAAGVIPAVLMYYIAFCDGFDDDKIVQFVLTASEVGSIFKKGATISAAMGGCQAEIGVSSAMAAAALTECLGGSQRQVLMAAEIAMEHHLGLTCDPIGGLVQVPCIERNTMGAIKAITASQLALQTNPDNAKVSLDAVVKTMWQTALDMNSKYKETSDGGLAINIPISLPEC; this is translated from the coding sequence ATGCAGCGGGAGCAGATATCAGTATTTGATATATTTAAGATCGGTATCGGGCCGTCAAGCTCGCACACGCTCGGCCCCTGGCGTGCCGCTCAGCAATTTGTTCATTCGCTCCAACAACAGCAGGAGCTGGATCATGTGGTGCAGGTCAAGATATTACTCTATGGCTCGCTGGCCAAAACAGGCAAGGGTCATGGCACCGACATTGCCATCCTGCTCGGGCTCGACGGACACGACCCGGTCACCTTTGCGGTGGACCAGTTGGACGGTACCGTTGAGCACATCAAAAATGCTCATCGCCTCAACTTAGGCGGCAAACATGAAGTGAGTTTTCATTTCGATGATGACCTGATCTTCCTTTTCAGCGAGAGTTTGCCTTATCACCCTAATGCCGTTACTTTCCAGGCATTCTTAAGTACCGGCAAGGCCATCAGCGAAACGTATTATTCTATAGGCGGTGGCTTTGTGGTTAAGGAGGGCGCGGATAACAGCAAACATACAGAGGTTGATCTTCCTTTCCCAATAGACACCGCTAACGACCTGTTGCACTGGTGCCGCAAGACCGGTCTCAAGATATCAGAAGTGGTAATGGAGAACGAGCAGGCCTGGCGCCCCGAGATAAAGACACGTGAAGGCGTGCTGCAGATCTTCAGGGTGATACGGGAGTGCATCTACCGTGGTTGCCATACCACGGGCTATCTGCCCGGAGGCTTAAATGTGGCCCGTCGTGCTGCCCGGCTTAACCGCCGCCTCACTGGCGACAGGGGCTACCAGAACTTTACCGAATGGGTAGACGTGGTACGCCAGACCGGTAACGGCTTTCAGAATATTTTGGACTGGGTCAGCTGTTTTGCATTGGCGGTGAATGAAGAGAATGCTTCTTTTGGTCGTGTGGTGACCGCACCGACGAACGGTGCTGCCGGTGTGATCCCTGCCGTACTCATGTACTATATCGCCTTTTGCGATGGCTTCGACGATGATAAGATCGTCCAATTCGTACTGACCGCCAGCGAGGTGGGTAGCATATTCAAAAAAGGTGCTACCATATCGGCCGCTATGGGTGGTTGCCAGGCCGAGATCGGTGTTTCGTCAGCTATGGCGGCGGCGGCACTCACCGAATGTTTAGGCGGATCGCAGCGCCAGGTACTGATGGCTGCCGAGATAGCTATGGAACATCACCTGGGCCTCACCTGCGACCCGATCGGAGGATTGGTTCAGGTTCCCTGCATCGAACGCAACACCATGGGGGCCATTAAAGCGATCACCGCATCGCAATTGGCCTTGCAAACCAACCCGGATAATGCCAAAGTGAGCCTGGACGCCGTGGTGAAGACCATGTGGCAGACAGCCCTTGACATGAACTCTAAATACAAGGAAACCTCAGACGGTGGTCTGGCGATCAACATCCCGATCAGTTTGCCTGAGTGCTGA
- a CDS encoding voltage-gated chloride channel family protein: MFKNFTTQKFSILFYLLRWTMVIIPVAIAVGSAVALFLALLGWAIHYRFAHPWLLYLLPLAGVVIHFLYRWYGASAEKGNNLIIDEIHRPGAGIPKRMAPLILITTVITHLFGGSAGREGTAVQIGGSLANWIGSLFKLNEANTRVVLTAGIAAGFGAVFGTPLAGAVFAMEVLTIGRIQYNALLPCLMAALIGDATVAAWGVQHTHYHINFTTTDQLIYGHHIPVNLWLLCKVVLASALFGLAAYTFAQCVHGVKRFTTAFIKTPWLIPVAGGVTIILLTLIIGRPDYLSLGVDAEYPGAVTIVSAFEQGGAHFFSWLWKLIYTAITLGTGFKGGEVTPLFYIGATLGNTLAGILNAPVSLFAALGFIAVFAGATNTPLACTLMGIELFGSEYALLFAVACFTAFYFSGDVGIYSSQRRLTQTLPKGEGSLGKGLW, encoded by the coding sequence ATGTTCAAGAACTTCACTACTCAAAAATTTTCTATCCTTTTTTACCTCCTGCGCTGGACGATGGTGATCATCCCGGTGGCGATCGCGGTAGGCAGTGCAGTAGCGTTGTTTCTGGCATTGCTGGGCTGGGCCATCCATTACCGGTTTGCACATCCCTGGCTACTATACCTGCTGCCACTTGCTGGTGTGGTCATTCATTTCCTATACCGCTGGTACGGCGCCTCGGCCGAAAAAGGCAATAACCTCATCATCGACGAGATACATCGACCCGGTGCAGGCATACCTAAACGCATGGCCCCGCTGATCTTGATCACCACAGTGATCACGCACCTATTCGGTGGGTCGGCAGGTCGCGAAGGCACCGCGGTGCAAATAGGCGGGAGTTTAGCCAATTGGATCGGTAGCCTTTTCAAACTGAACGAGGCCAATACACGTGTAGTACTTACCGCCGGGATAGCCGCAGGCTTTGGAGCAGTATTTGGTACACCGCTGGCAGGTGCCGTGTTCGCTATGGAAGTGCTTACCATAGGACGCATACAATACAATGCTTTGTTGCCCTGCCTGATGGCCGCCCTCATCGGCGATGCCACTGTGGCTGCCTGGGGCGTTCAGCATACGCATTACCATATCAACTTCACCACCACCGATCAGTTGATCTATGGGCATCACATCCCGGTCAACCTATGGTTGCTGTGCAAAGTGGTATTAGCGTCGGCACTGTTCGGACTGGCTGCCTACACATTTGCCCAATGTGTGCATGGGGTTAAAAGGTTTACCACTGCCTTCATTAAAACACCTTGGCTGATCCCGGTAGCCGGTGGTGTGACCATTATTTTGCTAACGCTGATCATAGGCCGCCCTGACTATTTGAGCTTAGGTGTCGATGCCGAGTATCCAGGCGCGGTCACCATCGTTTCGGCCTTTGAGCAGGGCGGCGCACATTTTTTCAGTTGGTTATGGAAGCTGATCTATACTGCCATTACTTTAGGTACCGGTTTCAAAGGAGGGGAGGTGACGCCATTGTTCTACATCGGTGCTACGCTGGGCAATACGCTGGCCGGTATCCTCAACGCACCTGTCAGTCTGTTTGCCGCACTTGGCTTCATTGCTGTATTTGCAGGAGCGACCAACACACCACTGGCCTGCACTTTAATGGGTATCGAACTTTTTGGCAGTGAGTACGCCTTGCTTTTTGCCGTAGCTTGCTTCACTGCTTTTTATTTCAGCGGCGATGTGGGTATTTACAGTTCACAACGACGACTCACCCAAACCCTCCCCAAGGGGGAGGGCTCTTTAGGTAAGGGTTTGTGGTGA
- a CDS encoding co-chaperone GroES, whose protein sequence is MSLNIKPIGDRVVVEAAPAEEKTASGIFIPDTAKEKPQQGTVVAVGDGKKDEPLTVKVGDKVLYSKYGGTEITIEGKEYLMMRESDIYGIL, encoded by the coding sequence ATGTCATTGAACATTAAACCTATTGGCGACAGAGTAGTAGTAGAAGCTGCTCCTGCCGAAGAAAAAACAGCATCTGGTATCTTTATCCCTGATACTGCTAAAGAAAAACCTCAACAAGGTACAGTAGTAGCTGTAGGCGACGGTAAAAAAGATGAGCCACTGACCGTTAAAGTAGGTGACAAGGTTTTATACAGCAAGTATGGCGGTACCGAGATCACGATCGAAGGTAAAGAGTATTTAATGATGCGCGAAAGCGACATTTACGGCATCCTGTAA
- a CDS encoding AhpC/TSA family protein — translation MFKNIIPYIIAFLPAIAVAQQPDAFTISGKLNTIKQPLKAYLVYQSGNSRKVDSTALHDGAFTFKGQIATPTSAMMIIDHRGTGFTGFKRTDDVLNLYLEKGNIFITGTDSVSQAKISGSKINEDNEEITAMIAPLYAQSEKLYAEIRSASPEQQRSPVYQNTMQDRFKVLQTKREALIKEFIVSHPYSYLSLMALSSMGGPSADVNVIEPLYNGLSDELKNSPAGSQLKASFAVLKATAIGSVAPDFTMNDTEGKPVTLSKFRKDNYVLIDFWASWCGPCRQENPNVVRVYNKYKDKKFTILGVSLDRQTGKDDWLKAIKDDGLTWTHVSDLKFWNNEAAALYFVQSIPQNFLIDPNGKIVAKNLRGADLENKLIEIFAGHAAKKSE, via the coding sequence ATGTTCAAAAACATCATCCCCTATATCATTGCTTTTTTGCCTGCGATAGCCGTTGCTCAGCAACCTGACGCATTCACCATAAGCGGAAAATTGAACACGATCAAACAGCCTTTAAAGGCTTATTTGGTTTACCAGTCAGGCAATAGCCGTAAGGTAGATTCTACCGCTTTGCACGATGGTGCTTTTACCTTTAAAGGGCAGATTGCGACACCTACCAGCGCTATGATGATCATTGACCACCGGGGTACCGGCTTTACGGGCTTTAAAAGGACAGATGATGTATTGAATCTGTATTTAGAAAAAGGCAATATCTTCATCACCGGTACCGATTCGGTCTCACAAGCCAAGATATCGGGCTCCAAGATCAACGAGGATAATGAAGAGATCACGGCTATGATCGCGCCGCTTTATGCACAGTCAGAAAAGTTGTATGCCGAAATAAGGTCGGCCTCACCAGAACAGCAGCGTTCGCCGGTATACCAAAATACCATGCAAGATCGGTTCAAGGTTCTGCAAACCAAACGTGAGGCGCTGATCAAGGAGTTCATCGTATCGCACCCTTACAGCTATTTGAGCCTGATGGCGCTGAGCTCTATGGGCGGTCCTTCGGCCGATGTGAACGTGATCGAGCCACTTTATAATGGCCTGTCAGACGAATTGAAGAACTCACCGGCAGGTTCGCAACTTAAAGCTTCGTTCGCTGTCTTAAAAGCTACGGCGATCGGTTCGGTAGCTCCAGATTTCACCATGAATGATACGGAAGGTAAACCGGTCACCTTATCTAAATTTCGTAAAGACAATTACGTGCTGATCGATTTTTGGGCATCATGGTGCGGCCCTTGCCGCCAGGAGAACCCGAACGTGGTAAGGGTGTACAATAAGTACAAGGATAAAAAGTTCACCATTTTAGGGGTGTCCCTCGACCGCCAGACCGGCAAGGATGACTGGTTAAAAGCGATCAAAGATGATGGACTGACCTGGACCCATGTGTCAGACCTTAAATTCTGGAACAACGAGGCCGCAGCACTGTACTTTGTGCAAAGCATCCCGCAGAACTTCTTGATCGACCCGAACGGCAAGATCGTGGCCAAGAACTTACGTGGTGCCGACCTGGAGAATAAGTTGATCGAGATCTTTGCCGGTCATGCCGCTAAAAAGAGCGAGTAG
- a CDS encoding mechanosensitive ion channel family protein, whose protein sequence is MLLRQLSYIYIPLVAQASVAPSLTDVYNKAYLWLAERGPKIVLAAIVFFAGLWLIKALRKRMTARMLKKQVHSSLQPFFLSLSITALYMVLVIVVMEILDLQLTIFTAIISAATVAAGLALSGTLQNFAGGIMILLLKPFEIDDNIIAQGQDGKVVSIQLFYTVIRTFDNKTVIIPNGKLFNEVIVNVSREGSRRLDIDFKLGFIVDPDAVIATLERSVKAIPDVLPAPDKYIGISQIDFDGIVFTIRVWVKPGNFGTTKLKLNQRIISDLRDAGVKFPGT, encoded by the coding sequence ATGTTATTACGGCAATTAAGTTATATATATATTCCGTTGGTGGCACAAGCCTCCGTTGCTCCTTCACTTACCGATGTTTATAATAAAGCTTACCTCTGGTTAGCTGAACGTGGCCCCAAGATCGTTTTAGCGGCCATCGTTTTTTTTGCAGGCCTTTGGCTCATCAAAGCGCTTCGCAAACGCATGACAGCACGAATGCTCAAAAAGCAGGTGCATTCTTCCTTACAACCCTTCTTTTTAAGTTTGTCCATCACGGCCCTTTACATGGTATTAGTGATCGTTGTGATGGAGATATTGGATCTTCAGCTCACTATTTTCACGGCCATCATTAGTGCCGCTACCGTAGCTGCCGGTCTGGCGTTATCAGGTACACTACAGAACTTTGCTGGTGGTATCATGATCCTTTTGCTCAAACCCTTCGAGATAGATGATAATATCATTGCACAGGGCCAGGATGGCAAGGTGGTTTCTATACAGCTATTCTACACTGTGATACGCACCTTTGATAATAAAACGGTGATCATTCCTAACGGGAAACTGTTCAACGAGGTCATCGTCAACGTATCACGAGAGGGAAGTCGCAGGTTGGATATCGATTTCAAACTGGGCTTTATTGTTGATCCCGATGCGGTGATCGCTACGCTTGAAAGATCGGTAAAGGCGATCCCAGACGTGTTGCCCGCACCGGATAAGTATATCGGTATCTCACAGATCGATTTTGACGGCATCGTATTCACGATCAGGGTGTGGGTCAAACCTGGCAATTTTGGCACTACTAAACTCAAGCTCAATCAACGCATCATTAGTGATCTTAGAGATGCGGGTGTCAAATTCCCGGGTACCTGA
- the groL gene encoding chaperonin GroEL (60 kDa chaperone family; promotes refolding of misfolded polypeptides especially under stressful conditions; forms two stacked rings of heptamers to form a barrel-shaped 14mer; ends can be capped by GroES; misfolded proteins enter the barrel where they are refolded when GroES binds) — MAKQVKYNVEARDALKRGVDILANAVKVTLGPKGRNVIIDKKFGSPAITKDGVTVAKEIELKDSLENMGAQMVKEVASKTADIAGDGTTTATVLAQAIVTAGIKNVAAGANPMDLKRGIDKAVAAVVANLKEQSQTVGEDNNKIKQVATISANNDEVIGALIADAMGKVGKDGVITVEEAKGTETEVKTVEGMQFDRGYLSPYFVTNADKMEAELDNPYILIYDKKISSMKELLPILEKQVQTGKPLVIISEDLDGEALATLVVNKIRGSLKVAAVKAPGFGDRRKAMLEDIAILTGGTVISEERGYKLENADLSYLGTAEKVVIDKDNTTVINGFGDAEGIKARVNQIKAQIETTTSDYDKEKLQERLAKLSGGVAVLYVGAATEVEMKEKKDRVDDALHATRAAVEEGIVAGGGVAFIRAVASLGDLQGANEDEKTGIQIIKRAIEEPLRQICENAGIEGSIVVQKVKEGTADFGYNARADRYENLIGAGVIDPTKVSRVALENAASISSMLLTTECVLADDPEEAAAGGAGAPPMGGMGGMM, encoded by the coding sequence ATGGCAAAACAAGTAAAATACAACGTAGAAGCCCGCGACGCACTGAAACGCGGTGTAGATATTTTAGCTAACGCAGTTAAAGTAACCTTAGGTCCTAAAGGCCGTAACGTGATCATTGATAAAAAATTTGGTTCACCAGCGATCACCAAAGACGGTGTTACCGTAGCTAAAGAGATCGAATTGAAAGACTCCTTAGAGAACATGGGCGCTCAAATGGTGAAAGAAGTAGCTTCAAAAACTGCTGACATCGCCGGTGATGGTACCACTACTGCAACTGTATTAGCACAAGCTATCGTTACAGCAGGTATCAAGAACGTAGCTGCAGGTGCTAACCCAATGGACCTGAAACGCGGTATCGACAAAGCTGTTGCTGCTGTGGTAGCAAACCTGAAAGAGCAATCACAAACCGTAGGTGAAGACAACAACAAGATCAAGCAAGTAGCTACCATTTCGGCTAACAATGACGAGGTGATCGGTGCGCTGATCGCTGACGCTATGGGCAAAGTTGGTAAAGATGGTGTGATCACTGTTGAAGAAGCTAAAGGCACCGAGACCGAGGTGAAGACCGTAGAAGGTATGCAATTCGATCGTGGTTACCTTTCTCCATACTTCGTGACCAACGCTGATAAAATGGAAGCAGAGTTAGACAATCCTTACATCCTGATCTACGACAAGAAGATCTCATCGATGAAGGAATTGCTGCCTATCCTGGAGAAACAAGTACAGACCGGCAAACCATTAGTGATCATCTCTGAGGATCTTGATGGCGAAGCTTTAGCTACTCTGGTAGTTAACAAGATCCGTGGTTCACTGAAAGTAGCTGCTGTTAAGGCTCCTGGCTTTGGTGATCGTCGTAAAGCTATGTTAGAGGATATCGCCATCCTGACCGGTGGTACCGTTATCTCTGAAGAGCGTGGCTACAAATTAGAGAACGCCGACCTGAGCTACTTAGGTACTGCTGAAAAAGTGGTTATCGACAAAGACAACACTACTGTGATCAACGGTTTTGGCGACGCAGAAGGTATTAAAGCCCGCGTTAACCAGATCAAAGCACAGATCGAGACCACTACTTCTGATTACGATAAAGAGAAACTGCAAGAGCGTTTAGCTAAATTGTCTGGCGGTGTGGCCGTACTTTACGTAGGTGCTGCTACTGAGGTTGAGATGAAAGAAAAGAAAGACCGTGTTGACGATGCTTTGCACGCTACCCGCGCTGCCGTTGAAGAAGGTATCGTAGCTGGTGGTGGTGTGGCCTTCATCCGTGCGGTAGCTTCGTTAGGCGACCTGCAAGGTGCCAATGAGGACGAGAAGACCGGTATCCAGATCATCAAACGTGCTATCGAAGAGCCCCTTCGTCAGATCTGCGAGAATGCAGGTATCGAAGGTTCTATCGTGGTACAAAAAGTTAAAGAAGGCACTGCCGACTTTGGTTACAACGCTCGTGCCGACAGATATGAGAACCTGATCGGTGCAGGTGTTATCGATCCTACTAAAGTATCACGTGTAGCTTTAGAGAACGCCGCTTCCATTTCATCAATGTTGTTGACCACCGAGTGTGTGTTAGCTGATGATCCTGAAGAAGCTGCCGCTGGTGGTGCAGGTGCTCCTCCAATGGGCGGTATGGGCGGCATGATGTAA